Proteins co-encoded in one Solea senegalensis isolate Sse05_10M linkage group LG8, IFAPA_SoseM_1, whole genome shotgun sequence genomic window:
- the ckmb gene encoding creatine kinase, muscle b yields the protein MAKNCHNDYKMKFTLDEEFPDLSLHNNHMSKVLTKDIYGKLRGKSTPSGFTVDDVIQTGVDNPGHPFIMTVGCVAGDEESYEYFKELLDPIISDRHGGYKPTDKHKTDLNFEHLKGGDDLDPNYVLSSRVRTGRSIKGFTLPPHNSRGERRAIEKLSIEALASLEGEFKGKYYPLDGMTDAEQEQLIADHFLFDKPVSPLLTCAGMARDWPDGRGIWHNDNKSFLVWVNEEDHLRVISMQKGGNMKEVFRRFCVGLQKIEAIFKQHDHGFMWNEHLGYILTCPSNLGTGLRGGVHVKLAKLSTHAKFEEILTRLRLQKRGTGGVDTASVGGVFDISNADRLGSSEVEQVQLVVDGVKLMVEMEKKLEKGESIDDMIPAQK from the exons ATGGCAAAGAACTGTCATAACGACTACAAAATGAAGTTCACCCTGGACGAGGAGTTCCCCGACCTCTCCCTGCACAACAACCACATGTCCAAG GTGCTGACCAAGGACATCTATGGCAAGCTGAGGGGCAAATCCACCCCCAGTGGCTTTACCGTGGATGATGTCATCCAGACTGGTGTTGACAACCCTG GTCACCCCTTCATCATGACCGTGGGCTGCGTTGCTGGTGATGAGGAGTCCTATGAGTACTTCAAGGAGCTGCTGGACCCCATCATCTCCGACCGTCATGGTGGATACAAACCCACCGACAAGCACAAGACCGACCTGAACTTCGAGCACCTGAAG GGTGGTGATGACCTGGACCCCAACTATGTGTTGTCCAGCCGTGTCCGTACTGGCCGCAGCATCAAGGGATTCACCCTGCCCCCCCACAACAGCCGTGGCGAGCGCAGAGCCATTGAGAAGCTGTCCATTGAGG CCTTGGCCAGCCTGGAGGGTGAGTTCAAGGGAAAGTACTACCCCCTGGATGGTATGACTGATGctgagcaggagcagctgatcgctgaccacttcctgtttgacaaGCCCGTGTCCCCCCTGCTGACCTGCGCTGGTATGGCCCGCGACTGGCCCGATGGCAGAGGCATCTG GCACAACGACAACAAGAGCTTCCTGGTCTGGGTGAACGAGGAGGACCACCTGCGTGTCATCTCAATGCAGAAGGGAGGCAACATGAAGGAGGTCTTCAGACGCTTCTGCGTTGGCCTGCAGAAG ATTGAAGCGATCTTCAAGCAGCACGACCATGGTTTCATGTGGAACGAGCATTTGGGCTACATCCTGACCTGCCCCTCCAACTTGGGAACTGGTCTGCGTGGTGGTGTGCACGTCAAGCTTGCCAAGCTCAGCACACATGCCAAGTTCGAGGAGATCCTGACCAGGCTGCGTCTGCAGAAGCGTGGCACAG GTGGTGTGGACACAGCCTCCGTGGGTGGTGTGTTTGACATCTCCAATGCTGACCGTCTGGGCTCCTCTGAGGTGGAGCAGGTCCAGCTGGTGGTTGATGGTGTCAAGCTGATGGTTGAGATggagaagaagctggagaaggGAGAGTCCATTGATGACATGATCCCCGCCCAGAAGTAA